The Aeromonas encheleia genomic sequence CGGCTGCTTCGGCTTGTCTTCCTTTTCCTTGGTATTGGTGCGGCGGCTGGCAAAGACACGCTCTTTGCTCTCTTTCAGCGCCTGTTTGGCATGTTCGATGTGCTCTTCGGTCAGCAGCTCACCGGGGTTGCCGTCCAGATCGACACGGGCCTGGCCAGCCTTGAGGCCATGCAGGTAACGCCAGCTGGAGGTGTATTGACGCAGAGCAGAGCGCAGCATGGTCTTGGAGACTCTGTCGTCATCAGCAAGGCGCGCGGCCAGATCCTGGAAGATGCCAATCTTGAGTGGCTTGGCCTCTCCTTCAGCGATGAAGCAGGCCGGGAATTTCTCGACCAGGTAGGCAACGATCTCTTTACTGTTCTTCAGCTTTTCAGTGTTTTCCATGTATAACCTTGGCTTTCATATAGACGCACGGGCCATGCCCGAACACAACAAAGGCCCTATTATAGAGAGCTTGGGGCCTTTTGCGAACCATCTAGCAATGACTTAGAGCATGCTTTCCAAAATTTGCACCGTTTCTTCGAGGCCAATTCGGTCCTCCTGGTCAAAACGGTTAAAAATCGGACTGTCCACATCCAGGACCCCGATGATGTCACCGCCACGGCGCAGCGGGATCACGATCTCCGAGTTGCTGGCGCCATCGCAGGCGATATGGCCGACGAACTGGTGTACGTCGTCCACCAGCTGAGTCTTGCCCTCAGCCACGGCGGTGCCGCAGACCCCTCGCCCGACCGGAATGCGCACGCAGGCCGGCTTGCCCTGGAAGGGCCCCAACACCAGGGTGTCACCTTGCAGCAGATAGAAGCCGACCCAGTTGATGTCAGCCAGCTCCTGATTGAGCAGCGCGGACAGGTTGGCCAGGTTGGCGATGAGGTCCGGCTCTCCCTCCAGCAACGCCTGGGCCTGCTGGTTCAGGGTGCGATAAAATGCTTGTTTTTCAATCATGATTAAATGAACTTCACTCCTTGATAATCAGTGCAAGGTACCGTCCTGCCTGAAAAATTCAAATCAAATTTCACTCGGCCCCCTGCTTTTACCCAAACAGGCCAGCCCCATCAACGGGAAACGGAGAGCGCCAGCTGCTGGCGCTGGCCATTGCTCCACTCGATATTGAGCAGCCAGACCATGGTCGCCGAGGTGCAGGAACCCACCTGGGCTTTCCCCTGCCAACCGCCATCGCTGGCCTCAAATTGCACCGGGATCCGGCCCATGAACATCTCCTTCCCCTCCAGCCAGGCCTTGACCGGGGTGATGGCCGCATCCCCCCCCTGAAGGCGCAAAACAAAGTCATGTTCGGCCTGCACCGGCGCCCCCTCGACGCTGACCGTCAACGGCTTGTTGCCGATGAGATCGCCGCACGGGCTGTGGGTCAGATCACAAATCTGATCATTTCCTGCCTGCGGCAGCGCCGTCTGCGGGCCCGAAAACCAGGTCCGATACGCCATCAATGAGAGCAAAATGGCAAGGACAATCGTCAAGTGCCCGATTTTGCGTGAAGTGAGTCTCTCTTTCATGAAAAAACAGCCTTGTAAGGTACTTTGAAAATACGATTTTCGTGATCTCGCGCAAGGTAAAAACTGGCGAACACGAGACCCGTCAGAGCCAAATATATCACTGTTTGTACTGTTATTTTACCGGTCAGTTCAGTATCATTCTCAATGAATTTTCATTTAACCACCTTTTGCTTTTCCTTTTATTAACAGATGTTAACGAGAGGGATTTCGCAGATTTGGGGTGAAAATGGTCCTGGTCACCGGACAAAAAAATCAAACAACAGCAGCATCGGAAGCGGAATACAACGATGAGCCATACAACAAACCATCCTGAGTACAACTACACCGTTGTGCGCCAGTTCACCGTCATGACAATTGTCTGGGGAATTGTCGGTATGTCGGTTGGTGTACTGATTGCAGCCCAGTTGATCTGGCCTGCCCTCAACTTTGACACTCCCTGGCTGACTTACAGCCGATTACGCCCCCTGCACACCAACGCGGTCATCTTCGCGTTTGGCTGTAGCGCCCTGATGGCCACCTCTTTCTATGTGGTGCAACGCACCTGCCAAACCAGACTGTTCGGCGGCCCCCTGGCCTCCTTCGTGTTCTGGGGCTGGCAGGCCATCATCCTCGCCGCCGCCATCTCACTGCCGCTGGGATACACCACCTCCAAGGAATACGCCGAGCTGGAGTGGCCCATCGACATCGCCATCGCCGTGGTCTGGGTGAGTTACGCCATCGTCTTCTTCGGTACCCTGGCCAAGCGCACCACCTCCCACATCTATGTGGCGAACTGGTTCTTTGGCGCCTTCATCATCACGGTTGCCGTGCTGCACATCGTCAACAACATGGAAGTGCCGCTTTCCGGCATGAAGTCCTACTCCATGTATTCCGGTGCCATGGATGCCATGGTGCAGTGGTGGTATGGCCACAACGCGGTCGGCTTCCTGCTGACGGCTGGCTTCCTCGGCATGATGTACTACTTCGTGCCCAAGCAGGCGGGACGCCCGGTCTACTCCTACCGTCTCTCCATAGTGCACTTCTGGGCGCTGATCTCACTCTATATCTGGGCCGGTCCGCACCACCTGCACTACACCGCGCTGCCCGACTGGGCCCAGTCCCTCGGCATGGTGATGTCCCTGATCCTGTTCGTGCCCTCCTGGGGCGGCATGATCAACGGCATCATGACCCTGTCCGGTGCCTGGCACAAACTGCGCTATGACCCCATCCTGCGCTTCCTGATCGTGTCCCTGTCGTTCTACGGCATGTCCACCTTTGAAGGCCCCATGATGGCGATCAAGACGGTCAACGCCCTCTCCCACTACACCGACTGGACCATAGGTCACGTCCACTCCGGCGCGCTGGGCTGGGTTGCCATGGTATCCATCGGCGCCGTGTATCACCTGATCCCGAACCTGTTCGAGCAGGGCCGCATGTACAGCATTCGCCTGATCAACGTTCACTTCTGGCTGGCGACCGTGGGTACCGTGCTCTACATCGTCTCCATGTGGATTTCCGGTGTGATGCAAGGCCTGATGTGGCGTGCGGTCAACGACGACGGCACCCTGACCTACAGCTTCGTGGAAGCGCTGCAGGCCTCTTATCCCTTCTACTTCGTGCGCTTCCTGGGTGGCTGCTTCTTCGTCACCGGCATGTTGCTGATGGCCTACAACGCCTATCGCACCATCACTGCGCCCAAGGGTTCCCTGGAACCTGTCGCACAGCCAGCATGATTGAAGAGGTCAAAGCATGAGCAACAAAAATCGTCACGAGATCTTTGAAAAGAGCGTACCCATGCTGGTGGTCGGCATCATCTTTGCCATCAGCCTGGGGGGCCTGGTCGAAATCACCCCGCTGTTCTTCCAGAAACAGACCACGGAGCCGGTGGAGGGCCTCAAGCCCTACACCGCCCTGCAGATGGAAGGGCGCGACATCTTCATCCGCGAAGGCTGCACCGTCTGCCACAGCCAGATGATCCGTCCGTTCCGCGCCGAGACCGAGCGTTACGGTCACTACTCGGTCGCCGGCGAGAGCGTGTGGGAGCACCCCTTCCTGTGGGGCTCCAAGCGTACCGGTCCGGACCTGGCCCGGGTCGGCGGTCGCTATTCCGATGACTGGCATCGCGCTCACCTGATCAACCCGCGCGACGTGGTGCCCGAGTCCAACATGCCCTCCTTCCCCTGGCTGGAGACCAACGTCCTGACCGGCGAGTTGACCGGCAAGAAGCTGGCGCTGTTCCGGGACAACTTCGGCGTGCCTTATACCGATGAGGACATCAAGGGGGCGAGCGATGCCGTGAAGGGCAAGACCGAGCTGGATGCCCTGGTGGCCTATCTGCAATCACTGGGTCATGCCCTGAAATAAGGAGTAGGGATATGGATTACGGCACATTTCGCGGCCTCTACACCCTGCTGTTGATGGCCATCATGATCGGCATCATCGTCTGGGCTTACAGCAAGCGCCGCAAGGCCTCCTTCGACGAGGCTGCCAACCTGGTTTTTGCCGACGACGAGCAACCCAGTGCTGATAACAAGAACGCAGGAGCGAAGCAATAATGAGCACTTTGTTTAGCATTTTTGTGACCGTCATCAGTTTGGGCACCATCTTGGGCTGCTTCCTGCTGCTGATGTGGTGCATGAAGGACAAGATGGGGTCCGAAGAGGGCAAACCCATGGGGCACACCTTCGACGGCATCGAGGAGATCAACAACCCGCTGCCGAAGTGGTGGTCCTACATGTTCCTCTTCTTCATCGTCACCGGCCTCATCTACCTGCTCGCCTTCCCGGGCCTCGGCAACTGGAAGGGCCTGCTGGGCTGGCAGAGCTCCAACCAGGACATCCGCTCCCTGGCGGACTCCAAGGCCGCGGTGGCCTCCGCCAAGGCGGAAGGGCGCGCGGTCGAGTATGACCGTGAACTGGTCAAGGCCGACGAAGTCTATGGCGCCAAGTTCCGCGAGCTGGCCTATCAGGCTGACGGCAAGAGCTATCGTCCCATCGAAGACGTCGCCGCCGATCCGGAAGCCCGCAAGGTGGGTCAGCGTCTGTTCCTGCAGAACTGCTCCCAGTGCCATGGCTCCGATGCCCGTGGCGGTCGCGGCTTCCCGAACCTGACCGACAGCGAATGGCAATGGGGCGGTCAACCGGATCAGATCAAGACCACCATCATGGGCGGTCGTCAGGGCATCATGGCGGCCTGGGGCGAGATCCTGGGTCAGGATGGGGTCAAGGAGGTTGCCTCCTATGTGCTGAGCCTGTCCGGCCGCAAGGTCGATCTGGTCGAAGCCAAGAAGGGGGAAGCCCGTTTCGCCATGTGCGCCGCCTGTCACGGCCCGGACGCCAAGGGCGGTATCGCCTTCGGGGCACCGGATCTGACCAACAATACCTGGTTGTACGGCGGCTCCCGTCAGGTGGTGGAGCAGACCATCACCCACGGGCGTCACGGCGTGATGCCGGCCTGGAAGGATATCCTGGGGGAAGACAAGGTCCATCTGCTGGCATCCTATGTCTATAGCTTGTCCCACAACGATAAGTAAAATAAGCAGTAACATGTGATAAGCACGTGATTACTCAGCAAAAAGCCTCGACTCTTCGAGGCTTTTTGTTATCTTGTGTTGGTTAAAATCCCTCTATTTTGTTAATCATAGGTTTCGGTAGCACTATGACTCAACCCTGGTATCGCCAATTCTGGCCCTGGTTCATCATCGCCCTCCCCTGCGCCGCCGTCGTCGGCAGCATCGCCACCGCCATCATCGCCAGCAAGGACGGGGTCAACCTGGTGGCCGAAGACTATTACAAGCAGGGCAAGGAGATTAATCAGGACCTCAGCAAGTTTGATCGCGCCGAGGCCCTCCACATCCGCATGGCCCTGACGGTCAACGGCAACGAGCTGACCCTCAAGCCCCTCGCCGGCGATATCCCGCCCGGGCAGGCGCTGCGCCTCTCTCTGTTCCATCCGACCCTGGCCGGCATGGATAGCGAGCACCTGATGACGGCCGACGGCAATGGCGTCTATCGCCTGCTGTTCGACAAGGCCCCCACCGGCAAGTGGCACATCCGGGTCGATGCCTTCGACCACGAGTGGCGCCTGCAGGAGACGGTACAGCTGCCGACCAAGGCCCCCATCGAACTCGATCCCAAGGGACGCTAAGCCATGACGGGTTGCTTCCACTGCGGTGAGCCGGTGCCCGCTGGCAGCAGCTATGCACTCGAGATCAAGGGCATAGTGCAACCCATGTGCTGCCCCGGCTGCCAGGCCGTGGCCCAAACCATTCTCGAATGCGGTCTCGCCAGTTACTACGAACACCGCACCGCCCCCGGCCTCAAGGGGGAGCTGGTGCCCAGCGAACTGGCCGCCCTCAGCCACTACGATCTGGCCGAGGTGCAGCAGGATTTCGTCACCGACAGCGGCACGGGCAGCCAGCGCGAGATCCAGCTCAGCGTGGAAGGGCTGACTTGCGCCGCCTGCGCCTGGCTCATCGAGCGCCACCTGACCCGACTCGACGGCCTGCACTACGTCAACGTCAACACCACCACCCACAGGGCCCGCATCAAGTGGGATCCGGCGCGGCTCTCCCTGAGTGACATCCTCAAGGGCTTCGCCAAGATCGGCTATCGCGCCTACCCCTTCCAGACCCACAGCCAAGAGGCGCTCTACGCCCGCGAGGTGCGCAGCTACATGTTCCGCATGGCGCTGGCTGGCCTCGGCTCCATGCAGGTGATGATGTGCGCCGTGGCGCTCTACATGGATCTCTTCATCAGCGTCGAGGAGGAGTTCATGATCTACTTCAAGTGGATCAGCCTCTTGCTCTCGACCCCCATCATGATCTACTCGGCCCAGCCGTTCTATGTGGGCGCCTGGCGCAGCCTGAAGCAGGGCCACCTCTCCATGGACGTGTCGGTGTCGCTGGCGCTGATCGGTGCCTTCGTCGCCTCCATCTGGGCCACGGTATTCAATACGGGTGAGGTCTATTACGACTCCATCACCATGTTTGTCTTCTTCCTGCTGCTGGGGCGCCTGCTCGAGCTGCGGGCCAGGCGCAAGGCGTCGGAGTCGAGCTCCAACCTGGCGCGGCTGGTGCCCATCATGGCGACCCGCATCGACGAGGATGGCGAGCACGACGTGGCCGCCAAGACGCTGCAAGTCGGGGACAGGGTGCGGGTGCTGGCGGGGGCCACATTGCCCGCCGATGGCATCATCACCCTGGGGCAGGCCAGCCTCAACGAAGCCATGCTGACCGGCGAGCAACTGCCCCTGCTCAAACGACCCGGGGATCCCGTCTATGCCGGCACCATTAACACGGATGCGCCGCTCGACATCCGGGTCAGCCACCCCATCGCGGAGTCACGCCTGGCCCAGATCATGCGGCTGCAGGACAGCGCCCTCGATGACAAACCCGCCATCGCCCAGCTGGCCGACGTACTCTCCCGTCACTTCATCCTGGTGCTGCTGCTCATCGCCGCCGGGGTCTGGACCTACTGGCACTTCCATCAGCCGGAGCAGGCGTTCTGGATCACGCTGGCGGTGCTGGTGGCCACCTGCCCCTGCGCCCTGTCGCTGGCCACCCCGACCGCGCTCACCTCGGCCACCGCCCACCTCACCCGCACCGGCATACTGCTGCGCCGCGGCCACGTGCTGGACGTGCTGACCCGCGCCAACCGGGTGGTGATGGACAAGACGGGTACCCTGACCACCGGCAGCATCAGCCTGACCGGCACCCAAGTATTGGCCGAGCTGAGTGAGGCCCAGTGCCTAGCCATCGCCCAGGCGCTCGAGGCCTATTCCGAACACCCCATCGCCCGCGCCTTCAGGGGCTCGGCCGCCGAAGCTGCCGCACCGTTGCCGGCGAGCGAGGTGCTCCCCGTCATCGGCCACGGCATTCAGGGAACGGTCGCCGGCACCCGTTATCGCATCGGCAGCGCCCGCTGGCTCGGGCTGGCTGAGGAGCAGAGCGCGACTCAGGGGCTGGCCATCTATCTGGCCGACGACGCCCGCCTGCTGGCCCGCTTCACCCTGGCGGATACATTGCGCCCAGATGCCAGGGCGCTGATCCAGGCCTTCAAGGCCGCCGGGCTGCACACCACCATACTCACCGGGGACGGCTCGGCCGAGGCCGACGCGATCGCCCGCGAGCTGGGGGTGGATGAGCTGGTGAAAGGGGTGACGCCGGATGGCAAGCTGAGCTACCTCAAGGCGCGAGAAGCCGCGGGCGACATCAGCATCATGGTGGGGGATGGCATCAACGATGCTCCTGTGCTGGCCGGCGCCCACGCCTCCTTCGCCATGGCGGGTGGCACGGATCTGGCCAAGAACAGCGCCGATGCCATACTGCTGGCCGATGATCTCTCCCGCCTGCTGACGGCCCGCACCCTGGCGCTGCGCACCCGCAAGATCATCAAGGAGAACTTCGCCTGGTCCATCGGCTACAACCTGTTGGTGCTGCCGCTGGCGGCCAGCGGCTGGTTGCCCCCCTATCTTGCGGCGGCGGGTATGTCCCTGAGCTCCCTCATAGTAGTGACCAACTCCATGCGCCTGAACCGTTGAGGCTCAGGCGCCAGGGCCACCTGCCGCGATGACAGGGGCATGCCGGCCTCAACTGGTTTATCATGACCCCCCCCACAGCAAGGCTCGCATCATGAACATCATCTTCGTCCTCATCCCCATTGCCATCCTGTTCGTCATCATCGCGGGCGTCGTCTTCTTCTGGGCCATTCGTTCGGAGCAGTTCGAGGATCTGGATCGCCAGGGCTCCAACATCCTGTTCGACGAGGAGCAACCCACCGCCAAGGGCGAGGACCCGCAACGTGATGACAAACAGCCTTGATCTGATGGGGGCCCTGCTGGTGGGGCTGGCAGGCTCTGGCCACTGCATCGCCATGTGCGGTGGCGTCTCGGCCGCCCTCTCCATGGCGATCCCGCCCGACAAGCAGCACTTCTGGGGACGGCTCGGCTACCTGCTCAACTACAACCTAGGGCGGATCCTCAGCTATGTGATCGCGGGCGCCCTGGTCGGTGGACTGCTGGCCACCACCGGCGAGCTCGGGGCCGGCAAGCATGCCATCGCCGGCTTGCGGCTGGTGGCGGCGCTGCTGATGGTAGCCCTCGGTCTCTATCTGGCCGGCTGGTGGCAGGGCATACTGCTGCTCGAGCGTCTCGGCGCTCGGCTCTGGCCCCACATCAGGCCGCTGGCGGGCAAGTTTCTCCCCTTCCATTCGGCCCTACAGGCCCTCCCCTTTGGCATGGTGTGGGGCTGGCTGCCCTGCGGTCTGGTCTACTCCATGCTGACCTGGAGTGCGGCGGCCGGCTCCGCCAGTGGCGGGGCCTTGCTCATGCTCGGCTTCGGCATCGGCACCCTGCCGACGCTGTTTGCATTGGGCGGTCTGGCGGACAGGTTGCGTTACTGGCTGACCCTGCGCAGCCTGCGCGTCGGAGGGGCTCTGCTGCTCATCCTGTATGGACTGCATACCCTCTGGATCGGCATTGCATCCTTTTGAAACCCTATCCAAAACGGATGAGTTGATGGTAAACTTGTTTGATATAAATCAATTATTCATATGAGCCTATGATCCCGGACAAGAAACCTGGCAGACGTATTCAGAGCGGTGGCTGTGCAATTCATTGCCAGGATTGCAGCATCAGCCAGCTCTGCATCCCCTTCACCCTGAACGACAACGAGCTCGATCAGCTGGACAGCATCATCGAGCGCAAAAAGCCGATCCAGAAGGGCGAGGAGCTGTTCAAGGCCGGTGATGAGCTGAAGTCGCTCTACGCCATCCGCTCCGGGACCATCAAGTCATACACCATCACCGAGCAGGGCGACGAGCAGATCACCGCCTTCCACTTGGCCGGGGATCTGGTTGGCTTCGACGCCATCCACAAGCAGGCTCACCCCTCCTTCGCCCAGGCGCTGGAAACCGCCATGGTGTGCGAGATCCCGTTCGACGTGCTCGACGATCTCTCCGGCAAGATGCCCAAGCTGCGTCAGCAGATCATGCGACTGATGAGCAACGAAATCATGGGGGATCAGGAGATGATCCTGCTGCTCTCCAAGAAGAATGCCGAAGAGCGCCTCGCCGCCTTCCTGCACAACCTGTCGGTGCGCTTCTCCGAGCGTGGCTTCTCCGCCAAGGAGTTCCGTCTCTCCATGACCCGCGGCGACATCGGCAACTACCTCGGCCTCACCGTTGAGACCATCAGCCGCCTGCTCGGTCGCTTCCAGAAGTCCGGCCTCATCAGCGTCAAGGGCAAGTACATCACGGTGCTGGATCATGTGGCACTCGGTGTCATGGCTGGCGCCACCCGCCCCGCCTGCGGCTGATCACACCCGCCTCTCCCCCCTATTGCCGGATCGGTTCGTCCTGAAATTTGATCCGGCACAGTTCCCCGCCTCTCCCCTTGGACTAAGCTGTAAAGGCTAAAGAGTTGCCATCATTGGCGTTTTTGCCAAGGAGGAGAACATGGTCAAGTACCGAAATATTCTGGTGGTGATCAACCCGGAAGAGGAGCGCCAGATCGCGCTCGAACGGGCGGTCAAGATCGCCGAGCTGGACGAGGGCGCCCAGCTGACCCTGTTGCTGACCATCTACGACTTCTCATACGAGATGACGGCCATGCTGTCGGTGGATGAGCGGGAAGAGATGCGCCATGGGGTCATCTCGCAGCGCCGGGAATGGCTCGATGACATACTGCAGCCCTACCGTGCCAAGGGGGTCGAGTGCGAGGTCAAGGTGGTGTGGCACAACCGCCCCTTCGAATGCGTGATCCAGACAGTGCTGGCACAGCGCCACGATCTGGTGGTCAAGGCGACCCACCATCACTCCTTCCTGCAGACCTTCATCTTCACCCCGACCGACTGGCACCTGCTGCGCAAGTGTCCCTGCCCCGTCCTGCTGGTCAAGGAGGGTCATTGGCAGCGAGGCGGCAACATCATTGCCGCCATCAACTGCTCAAGCGATGATCTGGAGCAGAAGGTGCTCA encodes the following:
- the ccoP gene encoding cytochrome-c oxidase, cbb3-type subunit III, whose translation is MSTLFSIFVTVISLGTILGCFLLLMWCMKDKMGSEEGKPMGHTFDGIEEINNPLPKWWSYMFLFFIVTGLIYLLAFPGLGNWKGLLGWQSSNQDIRSLADSKAAVASAKAEGRAVEYDRELVKADEVYGAKFRELAYQADGKSYRPIEDVAADPEARKVGQRLFLQNCSQCHGSDARGGRGFPNLTDSEWQWGGQPDQIKTTIMGGRQGIMAAWGEILGQDGVKEVASYVLSLSGRKVDLVEAKKGEARFAMCAACHGPDAKGGIAFGAPDLTNNTWLYGGSRQVVEQTITHGRHGVMPAWKDILGEDKVHLLASYVYSLSHNDK
- a CDS encoding sulfite exporter TauE/SafE family protein yields the protein MTNSLDLMGALLVGLAGSGHCIAMCGGVSAALSMAIPPDKQHFWGRLGYLLNYNLGRILSYVIAGALVGGLLATTGELGAGKHAIAGLRLVAALLMVALGLYLAGWWQGILLLERLGARLWPHIRPLAGKFLPFHSALQALPFGMVWGWLPCGLVYSMLTWSAAAGSASGGALLMLGFGIGTLPTLFALGGLADRLRYWLTLRSLRVGGALLLILYGLHTLWIGIASF
- the ccoO gene encoding cytochrome-c oxidase, cbb3-type subunit II codes for the protein MSNKNRHEIFEKSVPMLVVGIIFAISLGGLVEITPLFFQKQTTEPVEGLKPYTALQMEGRDIFIREGCTVCHSQMIRPFRAETERYGHYSVAGESVWEHPFLWGSKRTGPDLARVGGRYSDDWHRAHLINPRDVVPESNMPSFPWLETNVLTGELTGKKLALFRDNFGVPYTDEDIKGASDAVKGKTELDALVAYLQSLGHALK
- a CDS encoding FixH family protein; the encoded protein is MTQPWYRQFWPWFIIALPCAAVVGSIATAIIASKDGVNLVAEDYYKQGKEINQDLSKFDRAEALHIRMALTVNGNELTLKPLAGDIPPGQALRLSLFHPTLAGMDSEHLMTADGNGVYRLLFDKAPTGKWHIRVDAFDHEWRLQETVQLPTKAPIELDPKGR
- the uspE gene encoding universal stress protein UspE — its product is MVKYRNILVVINPEEERQIALERAVKIAELDEGAQLTLLLTIYDFSYEMTAMLSVDEREEMRHGVISQRREWLDDILQPYRAKGVECEVKVVWHNRPFECVIQTVLAQRHDLVVKATHHHSFLQTFIFTPTDWHLLRKCPCPVLLVKEGHWQRGGNIIAAINCSSDDLEQKVLNERITREGAAIADLLGSNLYLVNTYPGTPVNVAIELPEFDPNAYNDAIRKHHEDLLREHADQFGIGHMWTKVAEGLPEEVLPDLADDLKATLMIMGCVGRTGLSAALLGNTAEHVVDRLNCDILILKPDDYSCPVDDRRHPA
- a CDS encoding FNR family transcription factor; this encodes MIPDKKPGRRIQSGGCAIHCQDCSISQLCIPFTLNDNELDQLDSIIERKKPIQKGEELFKAGDELKSLYAIRSGTIKSYTITEQGDEQITAFHLAGDLVGFDAIHKQAHPSFAQALETAMVCEIPFDVLDDLSGKMPKLRQQIMRLMSNEIMGDQEMILLLSKKNAEERLAAFLHNLSVRFSERGFSAKEFRLSMTRGDIGNYLGLTVETISRLLGRFQKSGLISVKGKYITVLDHVALGVMAGATRPACG
- the proQ gene encoding RNA chaperone ProQ; its protein translation is MENTEKLKNSKEIVAYLVEKFPACFIAEGEAKPLKIGIFQDLAARLADDDRVSKTMLRSALRQYTSSWRYLHGLKAGQARVDLDGNPGELLTEEHIEHAKQALKESKERVFASRRTNTKEKEDKPKQPRRPAPRKADAARSDKPKAAPKAAPVAEAPLVKVDAATLKVDQGVRVVLGKNPVPATIKEVTKDDVQVQLQTGMMLRVKFEHLVL
- the ccoS gene encoding cbb3-type cytochrome oxidase assembly protein CcoS yields the protein MNIIFVLIPIAILFVIIAGVVFFWAIRSEQFEDLDRQGSNILFDEEQPTAKGEDPQRDDKQP
- a CDS encoding heavy metal translocating P-type ATPase; translation: MTGCFHCGEPVPAGSSYALEIKGIVQPMCCPGCQAVAQTILECGLASYYEHRTAPGLKGELVPSELAALSHYDLAEVQQDFVTDSGTGSQREIQLSVEGLTCAACAWLIERHLTRLDGLHYVNVNTTTHRARIKWDPARLSLSDILKGFAKIGYRAYPFQTHSQEALYAREVRSYMFRMALAGLGSMQVMMCAVALYMDLFISVEEEFMIYFKWISLLLSTPIMIYSAQPFYVGAWRSLKQGHLSMDVSVSLALIGAFVASIWATVFNTGEVYYDSITMFVFFLLLGRLLELRARRKASESSSNLARLVPIMATRIDEDGEHDVAAKTLQVGDRVRVLAGATLPADGIITLGQASLNEAMLTGEQLPLLKRPGDPVYAGTINTDAPLDIRVSHPIAESRLAQIMRLQDSALDDKPAIAQLADVLSRHFILVLLLIAAGVWTYWHFHQPEQAFWITLAVLVATCPCALSLATPTALTSATAHLTRTGILLRRGHVLDVLTRANRVVMDKTGTLTTGSISLTGTQVLAELSEAQCLAIAQALEAYSEHPIARAFRGSAAEAAAPLPASEVLPVIGHGIQGTVAGTRYRIGSARWLGLAEEQSATQGLAIYLADDARLLARFTLADTLRPDARALIQAFKAAGLHTTILTGDGSAEADAIARELGVDELVKGVTPDGKLSYLKAREAAGDISIMVGDGINDAPVLAGAHASFAMAGGTDLAKNSADAILLADDLSRLLTARTLALRTRKIIKENFAWSIGYNLLVLPLAASGWLPPYLAAAGMSLSSLIVVTNSMRLNR
- the ccoN gene encoding cytochrome-c oxidase, cbb3-type subunit I, translating into MSHTTNHPEYNYTVVRQFTVMTIVWGIVGMSVGVLIAAQLIWPALNFDTPWLTYSRLRPLHTNAVIFAFGCSALMATSFYVVQRTCQTRLFGGPLASFVFWGWQAIILAAAISLPLGYTTSKEYAELEWPIDIAIAVVWVSYAIVFFGTLAKRTTSHIYVANWFFGAFIITVAVLHIVNNMEVPLSGMKSYSMYSGAMDAMVQWWYGHNAVGFLLTAGFLGMMYYFVPKQAGRPVYSYRLSIVHFWALISLYIWAGPHHLHYTALPDWAQSLGMVMSLILFVPSWGGMINGIMTLSGAWHKLRYDPILRFLIVSLSFYGMSTFEGPMMAIKTVNALSHYTDWTIGHVHSGALGWVAMVSIGAVYHLIPNLFEQGRMYSIRLINVHFWLATVGTVLYIVSMWISGVMQGLMWRAVNDDGTLTYSFVEALQASYPFYFVRFLGGCFFVTGMLLMAYNAYRTITAPKGSLEPVAQPA
- a CDS encoding CcoQ/FixQ family Cbb3-type cytochrome c oxidase assembly chaperone, whose amino-acid sequence is MDYGTFRGLYTLLLMAIMIGIIVWAYSKRRKASFDEAANLVFADDEQPSADNKNAGAKQ
- a CDS encoding GAF domain-containing protein, coding for MIEKQAFYRTLNQQAQALLEGEPDLIANLANLSALLNQELADINWVGFYLLQGDTLVLGPFQGKPACVRIPVGRGVCGTAVAEGKTQLVDDVHQFVGHIACDGASNSEIVIPLRRGGDIIGVLDVDSPIFNRFDQEDRIGLEETVQILESML